One genomic region from Peromyscus eremicus chromosome 20, PerEre_H2_v1, whole genome shotgun sequence encodes:
- the Dennd6b gene encoding protein DENND6B isoform X2 translates to MEVPMGTGPRQGGGGLGATRSTSSGRTTRASAIPWARFSAWLECVCVVTFDLELGQALELVYPRDFQLTDKEKSSICYLSFPDSHSGCLGDTQFSFRMRQCGGQRSLWHGDDRPYNNKAPLALQREPAHYLGYVYFRQVKDSSMKRGYFQKSLVLVSRLPFVRLFQSLLSLIAPEYFEKLAPCLEAVCNEIDQWPAPVPGQTLNLPIMGVVIQVRIPSRVDKLESNPPKQCDQENLLPAPVVLTSVHDLDLFRCFRPVLTHVQTLWELMLLGEPLVVLAPSPDVSSELVLALTSCLQPLKFCCDFRPYFTIHDSEFKELTTRTQAPPNVVLGVTNPFFIKTLQHWPHVLRIGEPKMSGDLPKQVKLKKPSRLKTLDTKPGLYTSYTAHLHRDKALLKRLLKGVQKKRPWDAQSALLRRHFLELTQSFIIPLEHYMASLMPLQKSITPWKSPPQICPFRQDDFLRSLEHAGPQLTCILKGDWLGLYRRFFKSPNFDGWYRQRHKEMAQKLEALHLEAICEANLEAWMKDKSEVEVVDLVLKLREKLVRAQGHQLPVKEVTLHRTQLYIDTVIGSLPKDLQAVLCPP, encoded by the exons ATGGAGGTGCCGATGGGCACCGGGCCCCGGCAGGGTGGCGGAGGACTAGGCGCGACTAGGTCCACGTCCTCCGGCCGTACAACGCGGGCCTCGGCGATACCCTGGGCGCGCTTCTCTGCCTGGCTGGAGTGCGTCTGCGTGGTCACCTTCGATCTGGAGCTGGGCCAGGCGCTGGAG CTAGTCTACCCACGTGACTTCCAGCTCACAGACAAGGAG AAAAGCAGCATCTGCTACCTGTCCTTTCCAGACTCCCACTCAG GATGCCTTGGAGACACTCAGTTCAGTTTCCGTATGCGtcagtgtggaggacagaggagccTCTGGCATGGTGACGACAGGCCCTATAACAACAAGGCCCCTTTGGCACTGCAG AGAGAGCCGGCGCACTACCTGGGCTACGTGTACTTCAGACAGGTGAAGGACAGCTCTATGAAGAGGGGCTACTTCCAGAAG TCTTTAGTGTTGGTGTCCCGCCTGCCATTTGTCCGGCTGTTTCAGTCACTCCTAAGCCTGATCGCCCCTGAGTACTTTGAGAAGCTGGCACCATGCCTGGAAGCAG TGTGCAATGAGATTGACCAGTGGCCAGCCCCCGTGCCGGGGCAGACTCTGAACCTGCCTATCATGGGAGTCGTCATTCAG gtGCGCATTCCGTCCAGGGTGGACAAGCTGGAATCCAATCCTCCAAAGCAGTGTGACCaagag aACCTGCTGCCAGCCCCTGTCGTCCTCACTAGTGTCCATGACCTGGATCTGTTTAG GTGCTTCCGGCCGGTACTAACCCATGTGCAGACCCTGTGGGAGCTCATGCTCCTTGGGGAGCCGCTCGTGGTCCTGGCACCCTCGCCTGACGTGTCTTCAGAGCTGGTGCTAGCCCTGACCAG CTGCCTACAGCCCCTGAAGTTCTGCTGTGACTTCCGCCCCTACTTCACCATTCACGACAGCGAGTTCAAGGAGCTCACGACGCGAACACAGGCTCC accaAACGTGGTCCTGGGAGTCACAAACCCTTTCTTTATCAAAACACTCCAGCACTGGCCTCATGTCCTCCGAATTGGGGAGCCCAAGATGTCAG GGGACCTTCCTAAGCAGGTCAAGCTTAAAAAACCCTCACGGCTGAAGACCCTCGACACCAAACCAG GCCTCTACACCTCCTATACTGCTCACCTCCACCGGGACAAAGCATTGCTTAAAAGACTGCTCAAG GGCGTACAGAAGAAGCGGCCATGGGATGCACAGAGTGCCCTGCTGAGGCGGCACTTCCTAGAGCTCACACAGAGTTTCATCATCCCTCTG GAGCACTACATGGCCAGCCTCATGCCACTGCAGAAGAGCATCACACCCTGGAAG AGCCCCCCCCAGATCTGCCCCTTCCGCCAGGATGATTTCCTGCGTAGCCTGGAGCATGCGGGACCCCAGCTCACCTGCATCCTCAAGGGTGACTGGCTGGGCCTCTACAG GCGTTTCTTCAAGTCCCCCAATTTTGACGGCTGGTATCGGCAACGACATAAAGAGATGGCCCAGAAGCTGGAGGCTCTGCACCTGGAAGCGATTTGTGAGGCG AATCTCGAGGCCTGGATGAAGGACAAGTCGGAGGTGGAAGTGGTGGACCTAGTCCTGAAACTCCGGGAAAAACTG GTGCGGGCACAGGGCCACCAGCTCCCTGTGAAGGAGGTGACACTACATCGGACTCAGCTGTACATCGATACAGTTATTGGCTCCCTGCCCAAGGACCTCCAAGCAGTCCTGTGCCCTCCCTAG
- the Dennd6b gene encoding protein DENND6B isoform X1 — protein sequence MEVPMGTGPRQGGGGLGATRSTSSGRTTRASAIPWARFSAWLECVCVVTFDLELGQALELVYPRDFQLTDKEKSSICYLSFPDSHSGCLGDTQFSFRMRQCGGQRSLWHGDDRPYNNKAPLALQREPAHYLGYVYFRQVKDSSMKRGYFQKSLVLVSRLPFVRLFQSLLSLIAPEYFEKLAPCLEAVCNEIDQWPAPVPGQTLNLPIMGVVIQVRIPSRVDKLESNPPKQCDQENLLPAPVVLTSVHDLDLFRCFRPVLTHVQTLWELMLLGEPLVVLAPSPDVSSELVLALTSCLQPLKFCCDFRPYFTIHDSEFKELTTRTQAPPNVVLGVTNPFFIKTLQHWPHVLRIGEPKMSGDLPKQVKLKKPSRLKTLDTKPGLYTSYTAHLHRDKALLKRLLKGVQKKRPWDAQSALLRRHFLELTQSFIIPLEHYMASLMPLQKSITPWKSPPQICPFRQDDFLRSLEHAGPQLTCILKGDWLGLYRRFFKSPNFDGWYRQRHKEMAQKLEALHLEAICEAQNLEAWMKDKSEVEVVDLVLKLREKLVRAQGHQLPVKEVTLHRTQLYIDTVIGSLPKDLQAVLCPP from the exons ATGGAGGTGCCGATGGGCACCGGGCCCCGGCAGGGTGGCGGAGGACTAGGCGCGACTAGGTCCACGTCCTCCGGCCGTACAACGCGGGCCTCGGCGATACCCTGGGCGCGCTTCTCTGCCTGGCTGGAGTGCGTCTGCGTGGTCACCTTCGATCTGGAGCTGGGCCAGGCGCTGGAG CTAGTCTACCCACGTGACTTCCAGCTCACAGACAAGGAG AAAAGCAGCATCTGCTACCTGTCCTTTCCAGACTCCCACTCAG GATGCCTTGGAGACACTCAGTTCAGTTTCCGTATGCGtcagtgtggaggacagaggagccTCTGGCATGGTGACGACAGGCCCTATAACAACAAGGCCCCTTTGGCACTGCAG AGAGAGCCGGCGCACTACCTGGGCTACGTGTACTTCAGACAGGTGAAGGACAGCTCTATGAAGAGGGGCTACTTCCAGAAG TCTTTAGTGTTGGTGTCCCGCCTGCCATTTGTCCGGCTGTTTCAGTCACTCCTAAGCCTGATCGCCCCTGAGTACTTTGAGAAGCTGGCACCATGCCTGGAAGCAG TGTGCAATGAGATTGACCAGTGGCCAGCCCCCGTGCCGGGGCAGACTCTGAACCTGCCTATCATGGGAGTCGTCATTCAG gtGCGCATTCCGTCCAGGGTGGACAAGCTGGAATCCAATCCTCCAAAGCAGTGTGACCaagag aACCTGCTGCCAGCCCCTGTCGTCCTCACTAGTGTCCATGACCTGGATCTGTTTAG GTGCTTCCGGCCGGTACTAACCCATGTGCAGACCCTGTGGGAGCTCATGCTCCTTGGGGAGCCGCTCGTGGTCCTGGCACCCTCGCCTGACGTGTCTTCAGAGCTGGTGCTAGCCCTGACCAG CTGCCTACAGCCCCTGAAGTTCTGCTGTGACTTCCGCCCCTACTTCACCATTCACGACAGCGAGTTCAAGGAGCTCACGACGCGAACACAGGCTCC accaAACGTGGTCCTGGGAGTCACAAACCCTTTCTTTATCAAAACACTCCAGCACTGGCCTCATGTCCTCCGAATTGGGGAGCCCAAGATGTCAG GGGACCTTCCTAAGCAGGTCAAGCTTAAAAAACCCTCACGGCTGAAGACCCTCGACACCAAACCAG GCCTCTACACCTCCTATACTGCTCACCTCCACCGGGACAAAGCATTGCTTAAAAGACTGCTCAAG GGCGTACAGAAGAAGCGGCCATGGGATGCACAGAGTGCCCTGCTGAGGCGGCACTTCCTAGAGCTCACACAGAGTTTCATCATCCCTCTG GAGCACTACATGGCCAGCCTCATGCCACTGCAGAAGAGCATCACACCCTGGAAG AGCCCCCCCCAGATCTGCCCCTTCCGCCAGGATGATTTCCTGCGTAGCCTGGAGCATGCGGGACCCCAGCTCACCTGCATCCTCAAGGGTGACTGGCTGGGCCTCTACAG GCGTTTCTTCAAGTCCCCCAATTTTGACGGCTGGTATCGGCAACGACATAAAGAGATGGCCCAGAAGCTGGAGGCTCTGCACCTGGAAGCGATTTGTGAGGCG CAGAATCTCGAGGCCTGGATGAAGGACAAGTCGGAGGTGGAAGTGGTGGACCTAGTCCTGAAACTCCGGGAAAAACTG GTGCGGGCACAGGGCCACCAGCTCCCTGTGAAGGAGGTGACACTACATCGGACTCAGCTGTACATCGATACAGTTATTGGCTCCCTGCCCAAGGACCTCCAAGCAGTCCTGTGCCCTCCCTAG